One segment of Candidatus Paceibacterota bacterium DNA contains the following:
- a CDS encoding RNA polymerase sigma factor: MNSYAFFKVNNQKTSQDLVQDTFMKTWIYLVKGGKIDLMKPFLYHILNHLIIDEYRKRKTSSLDVLLEKGFEPGFDDSERVATTFDSKAAILLIQYLPEKYEKVMRMRYAQDLSLKEISLITGQSRNAVAVQAHRGLLKLKKIYNRT, translated from the coding sequence ATGAACTCATACGCTTTTTTCAAAGTAAATAATCAAAAAACTAGTCAAGATTTGGTTCAAGATACCTTCATGAAGACTTGGATATATTTAGTTAAGGGAGGAAAGATTGATTTAATGAAGCCGTTTCTTTATCACATCCTTAATCATCTGATTATTGATGAATACCGTAAGCGTAAAACATCTTCTCTTGACGTTCTTCTTGAAAAAGGATTTGAACCGGGTTTTGATGATTCAGAACGTGTGGCCACTACTTTTGATAGCAAGGCGGCAATTCTTTTGATCCAATATCTACCGGAAAAATACGAGAAAGTAATGCGAATGAGATATGCGCAGGATCTCTCACTTAAAGAAATATCTCTTATTACAGGGCAGTCGAGAAATGCTGTTGCCGTCCAAGCACATCGGGGTCTTCTTAAGCTTAAGAAAATATATAACCGCACATAA
- a CDS encoding PAS domain-containing protein: MENNEIENKNMEESKRLAEQARITIGPDFINHFWEKSWTYIKTVVDVVREPVLILDKNFHVMAANESFYRVFQVEAKDTEQKNVYELGNGQWNIPSLRKLLEDILPKNTFFKGFEVTHEFPSIGQKTMILNARQIHVEEDTDFPPIILLAIEDVTEMMGVAEMLARHTKRFEIQTGERIEKLEVYIKKLERKVNELKSNPKNS, translated from the coding sequence ATGGAAAATAATGAAATTGAAAATAAAAATATGGAAGAGAGCAAAAGACTCGCAGAGCAGGCGCGTATCACGATCGGCCCTGATTTTATAAATCATTTCTGGGAAAAAAGCTGGACATACATCAAGACGGTGGTTGATGTTGTGCGTGAGCCGGTTTTAATCCTAGATAAAAATTTCCACGTAATGGCAGCTAATGAATCTTTCTACCGAGTGTTTCAGGTTGAAGCAAAAGATACTGAACAAAAAAACGTTTATGAATTGGGAAACGGCCAGTGGAATATTCCCTCTTTACGAAAACTACTCGAGGACATTTTGCCTAAAAACACATTTTTTAAAGGATTTGAGGTCACTCACGAATTTCCTTCGATCGGACAAAAAACGATGATTCTAAACGCCCGACAAATTCATGTTGAAGAAGATACCGATTTTCCTCCAATCATACTTCTTGCCATAGAAGATGTTACAGAAATGATGGGTGTTGCCGAAATGCTCGCACGCCACACAAAACGTTTTGAAATACAAACAGGAGAACGTATAGAGAAGTTGGAAGTTTATATCAAAAAATTAGAGAGAAAAGTCAACGAACTTAAAAGTAATCCTAAAAATTCATAA
- a CDS encoding peptidoglycan-binding protein: protein MNKKITLQKNSSRVNILFSVMLMATLIFSIFGIKSVYAAITSQLDIGDSGSQVTELQTYLSTNVSIYPEGLVTGYFGQLTKAAVERFQTAQGIVSQGTPATTGYGRVGPQTIARINSLMGSGGSAGGNQASWDTSPRLSNPTVQHTNTSATFAWTTNEPTQGQVYWSNMPLQLNEATGHRQQPYVSGALAANASGMQTNHAVTVSNLQADTTYYYLVRGVDNVGNMSMVWPSHFRTNQ from the coding sequence ATGAACAAAAAAATAACTCTACAAAAAAACTCATCGCGCGTAAATATTCTCTTCAGCGTAATGTTGATGGCAACACTTATTTTCTCAATCTTCGGAATTAAAAGTGTGTATGCTGCCATTACTAGCCAATTAGATATTGGCGATAGCGGCTCACAAGTTACCGAACTTCAAACATATCTATCAACAAATGTGAGCATCTACCCTGAAGGTTTAGTTACTGGATATTTCGGCCAGCTTACCAAGGCGGCAGTAGAAAGATTCCAAACAGCGCAAGGGATTGTCTCTCAAGGAACGCCGGCAACAACCGGTTATGGTCGTGTCGGGCCACAGACAATAGCAAGGATCAATAGTCTTATGGGTTCTGGAGGTTCTGCTGGGGGAAATCAAGCATCTTGGGACACTTCGCCAAGATTGAGCAACCCTACAGTTCAGCACACAAATACAAGTGCAACCTTCGCGTGGACAACCAACGAGCCAACTCAAGGTCAGGTCTATTGGAGCAATATGCCTCTTCAACTCAATGAGGCAACAGGGCACCGCCAACAGCCATACGTAAGTGGAGCACTTGCAGCTAATGCTAGCGGCATGCAAACCAACCATGCGGTTACGGTTTCAAACCTGCAAGCAGATACTACATATTACTACCTCGTCCGAGGTGTTGATAATGTAGGGAACATGAGTATGGTATGGCCAAGTCACTTTCGCACCAATCAATAA
- the rplS gene encoding 50S ribosomal protein L19, producing MQAKNLIISPVKIEERKKIDIRSGDTVKVFQKIKEKDKFRTQVFEGLVLAVKHGKESGGTFTVRKVTSGVGVERIFPIYSPMIDKIEIVRRSKVRRAKLYHIRDKASKEIRRQMRNIRNLPEVSISDESQLNEIEQVEEEITESAEQKAEAIKSAEVSETKEETK from the coding sequence ATGCAAGCTAAAAATTTGATAATTTCTCCGGTCAAAATTGAGGAGAGAAAAAAAATTGATATAAGATCCGGCGACACGGTTAAGGTCTTTCAGAAAATCAAGGAAAAAGACAAGTTCCGAACCCAAGTTTTTGAGGGGCTGGTTTTAGCGGTTAAGCACGGCAAGGAATCCGGCGGGACTTTTACCGTTCGTAAAGTGACAAGCGGTGTTGGAGTTGAAAGAATCTTTCCAATTTATTCGCCGATGATTGATAAAATTGAAATTGTGAGAAGGTCAAAAGTCCGTCGAGCCAAGCTTTACCACATCAGAGACAAGGCCTCTAAAGAAATCAGACGTCAGATGAGAAATATTAGAAATCTTCCAGAAGTAAGCATTTCAGACGAGTCACAATTAAATGAAATAGAACAAGTTGAGGAAGAAATAACAGAGTCAGCAGAGCAAAAAGCGGAAGCGATTAAAAGTGCTGAAGTCTCTGAAACTAAAGAAGAAACCAAGTAG
- a CDS encoding RluA family pseudouridine synthase, with amino-acid sequence MTNDNLILEKIKVLYEDESVLVINKPAGLIVHSDGRNIEPSVADWVIEKFPALKDVGEPWLSPQGETIPRPGIVHRLDRETSGVLIIAKNQDVHDFLKKQFQDRKVEKVYRAFVYGHPKEKSGVIELEIGRTKKIPRRWTALSGKSGNLRAAITEWRFLDVGLDPESSEKISFLEARPKTGRTHQIRVHFKAINHPVVCDKIYASKKPCLLGFQRLALHAFQIRFQLPNAKTIEMEAPLPEDFVNALEALNQSKNSTMK; translated from the coding sequence ATGACCAACGACAATTTAATCTTGGAAAAGATAAAAGTTTTGTACGAAGACGAGAGTGTCTTGGTCATCAACAAACCGGCCGGCTTAATTGTTCATTCCGACGGGCGAAATATTGAGCCATCGGTTGCCGATTGGGTAATTGAAAAATTTCCGGCGCTTAAAGATGTCGGAGAACCATGGCTTTCCCCGCAAGGGGAGACGATTCCAAGACCTGGGATTGTTCATCGACTAGACAGAGAGACAAGCGGAGTTTTAATAATAGCCAAAAATCAGGATGTCCATGATTTTCTGAAAAAACAATTCCAAGACAGAAAAGTTGAGAAAGTTTATCGTGCTTTTGTCTACGGCCATCCCAAAGAAAAAAGCGGAGTGATTGAGTTGGAGATCGGTCGAACCAAAAAAATCCCAAGGCGCTGGACGGCACTTTCCGGAAAGAGTGGAAACTTGCGGGCGGCCATAACAGAATGGCGGTTTTTAGATGTTGGACTCGATCCAGAGTCCAGCGAAAAAATTTCTTTTTTAGAAGCTCGGCCGAAAACCGGTCGGACACATCAAATCCGTGTTCATTTCAAAGCCATAAATCATCCGGTTGTTTGTGACAAAATTTATGCTTCTAAAAAACCGTGCTTACTCGGCTTCCAGCGTCTGGCTCTTCACGCTTTTCAAATTCGTTTCCAATTGCCAAACGCTAAAACAATTGAAATGGAAGCGCCCCTGCCGGAAGATTTTGTGAATGCATTGGAGGCCCTAAATCAGAGCAAAAACTCTACAATGAAATAA
- a CDS encoding acylphosphatase — MQEIKAIVSGKVQGVSYRDFVKRKADGLWLSGEVENIPDFKVRVVAQGSEEKLQKFIEHLWKGPFGSKISNVEISWREPAVKLQGFKIKF; from the coding sequence ATGCAGGAAATAAAGGCAATTGTTTCTGGTAAGGTCCAAGGGGTCAGTTATCGTGATTTTGTGAAAAGAAAAGCCGACGGACTCTGGCTTTCTGGAGAGGTAGAAAATATTCCAGATTTCAAGGTCCGAGTTGTGGCCCAAGGTAGTGAAGAAAAACTTCAAAAATTTATTGAACATTTATGGAAGGGGCCTTTTGGTTCAAAAATTTCAAATGTTGAAATTTCTTGGCGAGAACCGGCGGTAAAACTTCAAGGATTTAAAATAAAATTTTAG
- a CDS encoding vitamin K epoxide reductase family protein produces the protein MVNFSVITLIGLFGLVGVWLSDHIRRKRVSKEDLVCPIGFDCQTVVTSKYSKFFGIPVENLGILYYLLVSISYAVFLFFPKLHHEFFSFAILSVTILAFLFSIYLTFIQLVVLGRLCSLCLASAALCTLIFIFAWTSTNLDIIGFLNSVIQILPL, from the coding sequence ATGGTCAATTTCTCTGTGATTACTCTAATAGGCCTCTTCGGACTCGTCGGGGTCTGGCTTTCTGATCATATAAGGAGAAAAAGAGTCTCTAAAGAAGATCTTGTCTGTCCGATTGGTTTTGACTGCCAGACGGTTGTGACGAGTAAGTATTCCAAGTTTTTTGGAATTCCGGTTGAGAACTTGGGAATTTTATATTATTTGCTGGTTTCCATAAGTTATGCGGTTTTTCTTTTCTTTCCTAAACTACACCACGAATTTTTTTCCTTCGCGATTTTGTCCGTTACTATTCTGGCTTTTTTATTTTCAATCTATCTGACTTTTATTCAGCTAGTTGTTCTAGGGAGGTTGTGTTCTTTATGTTTGGCGTCAGCAGCTCTTTGCACACTGATTTTCATTTTTGCTTGGACCTCTACAAATTTGGATATTATCGGTTTTTTGAATTCAGTGATTCAGATTTTACCTCTTTAA
- a CDS encoding vitamin K epoxide reductase family protein: MKIKISSLYYLYFGLILLGMSGFIFTVFLPKPVGFYAFIATAALGGFGVATNIFITKKSKRQLICPTGSDCNVVVNSRFSKFFGIPLERMGMTYFASIVISYLFLIFIPEIFSPNALTILVALTLSAGLFSSYLLFVQAFLLRAWCIWCILASFLSITVFVSSFASLPVAVAFLAEFQYIIAAIRFFGFAFAVGGSTAAVFIFFRMLKDLDIDDKELHLLNGILELVWVGFGLILIGQLAFYVMYAEMLASSGLFIMQTAALFVAAFGNAVSMIIYGPFLVFVPFRKEGGPDSPMFASLRLPTVIVWAITLSSWYFALAVDFIPKQFNLATAVLSYVVVLVVAAACGIIWEKRFIERTKTQENSI; this comes from the coding sequence ATGAAAATCAAAATTTCTAGTTTGTACTATCTTTATTTCGGTTTGATTCTGCTCGGTATGAGCGGTTTTATTTTTACCGTCTTCTTGCCAAAACCGGTTGGTTTTTATGCATTTATTGCCACGGCTGCTTTGGGCGGTTTTGGAGTTGCCACCAACATATTTATTACCAAAAAGAGCAAAAGACAATTAATCTGCCCGACCGGCTCTGACTGTAACGTTGTCGTCAACAGCCGATTTTCAAAATTCTTCGGAATCCCTCTTGAGAGAATGGGGATGACTTATTTTGCTTCTATTGTTATTTCTTATCTGTTCCTTATCTTCATACCAGAAATTTTCAGTCCTAATGCTTTAACAATTCTCGTAGCGCTAACTCTTTCGGCCGGCCTATTTTCTTCTTATCTTCTGTTTGTGCAAGCATTCTTACTCCGCGCTTGGTGTATTTGGTGTATTTTAGCTTCTTTTCTGTCCATAACGGTTTTTGTTTCTTCTTTTGCTAGCTTGCCTGTGGCTGTTGCTTTCTTGGCAGAATTCCAATACATCATCGCGGCAATAAGATTTTTTGGCTTTGCTTTTGCTGTTGGTGGTTCAACCGCCGCTGTATTTATTTTCTTTCGAATGTTAAAAGATTTGGACATAGACGACAAAGAGCTTCATCTTTTAAACGGAATTCTGGAGCTTGTTTGGGTCGGTTTTGGTTTAATACTTATTGGCCAACTGGCTTTTTATGTGATGTACGCGGAAATGCTTGCTTCTTCCGGACTTTTCATAATGCAAACCGCTGCTCTATTCGTCGCCGCTTTCGGCAATGCCGTTTCAATGATTATATACGGACCATTTTTGGTTTTTGTTCCATTTAGAAAAGAAGGTGGGCCAGATTCACCAATGTTTGCATCTCTTAGATTGCCGACCGTGATTGTTTGGGCTATCACCTTGTCGTCTTGGTATTTTGCTTTGGCGGTTGATTTTATTCCCAAACAATTTAATCTCGCAACCGCAGTTTTAAGCTATGTGGTAGTTTTAGTTGTCGCCGCCGCTTGTGGAATAATCTGGGAAAAGCGCTTTATAGAAAGGACAAAAACACAAGAAAATTCTATCTAG